GCGCTGAAGCAGCGGGGGCCGGGGCGCGAGGTGATCTGGCGCGCGTCCGTCCGCACCACCATTCTCCGCGCATGCCAAGACTGTATTCCGGTTTTCAGAAACAGATGCGCATCGCTATCAGCACGTCCGGCGGCGATGCGCCGGGCCTCAATGCGGTGATCCGTGCGGCGACCATGGCCGCGTACGAGAAGGGCCACCAGATGTTCGGGCTCCGGGAGGGCTTTCGCGCGCTGCTGGAGGAGGGCACGGTCGAGCTGCTCGATCCGCGCAACACGACGGGCATCGAGCGACTCGGCGGAACGATGCTCGGTGCAGCAAGCGGCGGCGATCCATTCAAGAGCGGCCGCACGGTCGAGGACGTGGTGAGTGCGCTGGAGCGTCATGGCATCGACGCGCTCATCATGGTGGGCGGTGACGGCACGATGCAGATCGCCGACGAAGTCGCGCGGACGGGACTGCGGGTCATCGGCGTGCCGAAGACCATCGACAGGGACGTGGTCGGGACGTGGACCACGTTCGGGTTCGACACGGCGGTGGCGAACGCGACGGACGCGATCGACAAGCTGCACACGACGGCGGAGGCGCACCAGCGGCTGTTCACGGTCGAGGTGATGGGGCGCGACACGGGGTGGATTGCCCTGTACTCGGGCATTGGCGGCGGCGCGAACATGATCGCGATCCCGGAGTTCCCGTACGATATCGAAGTGTTCGCCGAGCATATCCGGCGCCGCGAGACGGAGGGCAACCGCTACCACATCCTGGTCTGTTCGGAAGGCGCCCGCGCACGAGGCGGAGAGACGGTCAAGTCGGAGCGCACCGGACGTTACAGCGGCATTGCCGAGCAGCTGGCGGCGGAGCTGTCGCATCGCACGGGCAAGGAAGCGCGTTCGGTTGCGCTGGGCCACGTGATCCGCGGCGGTGCCCCGACGGTATTCGACCGGGTTCTCGGCCTGC
This DNA window, taken from Longimicrobiales bacterium, encodes the following:
- a CDS encoding ATP-dependent 6-phosphofructokinase, giving the protein MRIAISTSGGDAPGLNAVIRAATMAAYEKGHQMFGLREGFRALLEEGTVELLDPRNTTGIERLGGTMLGAASGGDPFKSGRTVEDVVSALERHGIDALIMVGGDGTMQIADEVARTGLRVIGVPKTIDRDVVGTWTTFGFDTAVANATDAIDKLHTTAEAHQRLFTVEVMGRDTGWIALYSGIGGGANMIAIPEFPYDIEVFAEHIRRRETEGNRYHILVCSEGARARGGETVKSERTGRYSGIAEQLAAELSHRTGKEARSVALGHVIRGGAPTVFDRVLGLRFGSAAVSALSRGESGVMVAFNPPGFRSIPLSEVANRTARVTPDEHALATARNLGISFGI